The proteins below come from a single Poecilia reticulata strain Guanapo linkage group LG5, Guppy_female_1.0+MT, whole genome shotgun sequence genomic window:
- the mmp19 gene encoding matrix metalloproteinase-19 codes for MMDGPGLLLLLLLSLRAALCEVEWTELNEAEAYLKQYGYLNDPADPQDPSYLEEVIEALRVFQGVNELPPTGELDEATLGVMRQPRCGLEDPFNKKLHKYKVMGRWRRKSLTYRIHNYTPDMVRSEVRKAIRSAFKYWSDAADLTFTEIDFGRADIKISFHKKDGFCSVPFDGRGHVLAHAESPESGVVHFDEDEFWTEASYYGTNLRIVAAHEIGHALGLGHSQFRSALMAPVYAGYRVNFRLHSDDINGIQTLYGKPISTITPSTPTLGSPVESSSIPNPCTADLDAIMLGPWDKTFAFSGDYVWTISDMGHNSPIRINRLWWELPGSLNAAVHSQRTNKTYFFKGSKVWRYTRFMLDYGYPKQVKRVPPNIDAALYLQINQKLVFIKGSDHWQFDEVKPNFSFYPKPLSKLISGLPSSPDAAFTWNNGKIFFFKGDNYWRVNEQLKVDSWYPLSKAERWMKC; via the exons ATGATGGACGGACCAggactcctgctgctgctgctgctcagtctCAGAGCCGCACTGTGTGAGGTGGAGTGGACAGAGCTAAACGAAGCAGAG GCGTATTTGAAGCAGTACGGCTACTTAAACGACCCAGCTGACCCACAGGACCCGTCTTACCTGGAGGAGGTCATTGAAGCACTTAG AGTCTTCCAGGGGGTGAATGAGCTGCCCCCTACTGGAGAGTTAGATGAAGCCACGCTTGGAGTGATGAGACAGCCCCGCTGCGGCTTGGAGGATCCGTTCAACAAGAAGCTACACAAGTACAAAGTGATGG GTCgttggaggaggaagagtctCACCTACCGCATCCACAACTACACACCTGACATGGTGAGGTCGGAGGTCAGGAAGGCCATCCGCTCTGCCTTTAAGTACTGGAGCGACGCGGCTGACCTGACGTTCACAGAGATCGACTTCGGCAGAGCAGACATCAAGATCTCCTTTCATAAGAAAGATGGCTTCTGCTCAGTCCCGTTTGATGGCCGGG GTCACGTACTGGCTCATGCTGAGTCACCAGAATCTGGTGTCGTCCATTTTGATGAGGACGAGTTCTGGACGGAGGCATCGTACTACGGCACTAACCTGCGTATCGTGGCTGCCCATGAAATCGGACACGCTCTGGGACTGGGCCACTCCCAGTTCAGGAGCGCTCTGATGGCGCCAGTTTACGCTGGTTACCGCGTCAACTTCAGGCTCCATTCAGACGACATCAACGGCATTCAGACACTTTACG GCAAACCCATCAGCACCATAACGCCCAGTACACCGACCCTGGGCAGCCCGGTGGAGAGCAGCTCCATACCGAACCCCTGCACTGCGGACCTGGACGCCATCATGTTGG GACCATGGGACAAAACCTTCGCCTTCAGTGGGGACTATGTGTGGACTATCTCTGACATGGGCCACAACAGTCCGATAAGGATCAACAGACTGTGGTGGGAACTGCCGGGAAGCCTGAACGCTGCTGTCCACTCACAGAGAACCAACAAGACGTACTTTTTTAAGG GCAGTAAAGTGTGGAGGTACACGAGGTTCATGCTTGACTATGGCTACCCCAAACAGGTCAAACGCGTCCCTCCTAACATCGACGCAGCCTTATACCTGCAGATTAACCAGAAGCTTGTGTTCATAAAG GGATCGGACCACTGGCAGTTTGATGAGGTGAAACCCAATTTTTCTTTCTACCCTAAGCCGCTGAGCAAGCTCATTAGCGGGTTGCCGTCCTCTCCTGACGCAGCCTTCACCTGGAACAACGGGAAGATCTTTTTCTTCAAGGGCGACAACTACTGGAGAGTGAACGAGCAGCTGAAAGTGGACAGCTGGTACCCGCTGAGCAAGGCGGAGCGATG